From Pelosinus fermentans DSM 17108, the proteins below share one genomic window:
- a CDS encoding thiamine pyrophosphate-dependent enzyme has protein sequence MKKLGDFLISPDGSTEIVMGNTAIVRGMIESGVRVVTSYPGSPTPEIAAAITAIPKDKNPLYFEFSTNEKVATEVAFGASINGHLSTVFFKSVGLNVAADTFVQLGHMEIIGGMVIILGDDPGANSSQNEQDNRHYARLAYVPMLEPSTPTESYTMFKKAAQLSIERCMPVILRMTTHVCHAKEKVTFSSWTPLPLDHSSRFNVDNGPYIPLTTKLVLPLKRRALEKLAQFAADADTSSLNTVINNNNPLYGIITMGAPFQSLQDVLEEAALKPDILKLGIIHPLPKQLVADFLRQHKEVKIVEELDDFIEQQVKALAYDMDISTKIIGKQDYEEWLNEYTPEKVYTILQKVWPHLLPNKKPPTPLLHWSPRPAQLCPGCGHRSAFHAIKQALDPNDITVADIGCHTLGIMEPYNMGQVLLCMGHSSGTAAGLSLFNNSRKVVAFLGDSTFFHAGLPGIINAVFNHHNFTLILLDNGTTAMTGHQSHPGVGYNVNGSTEKIPIRRVLDGIGITNIREIDAYAQGQLTEAVKAALTEKGFKVIIAKHPCMLKAMRERSAAGKPLPPSVEITTDCNQNYTCVSTFACPTFQRNEDGSIIVHKDLCIGDGSCKQTCPTKAILHKRPKKEDNS, from the coding sequence ATGAAAAAACTAGGTGATTTTCTTATTTCGCCAGATGGAAGTACCGAGATTGTCATGGGTAATACGGCTATCGTCCGTGGAATGATTGAATCAGGTGTTAGAGTTGTCACATCCTATCCTGGATCCCCCACACCAGAAATTGCTGCAGCCATAACAGCAATTCCCAAAGACAAAAACCCTCTTTATTTTGAGTTTTCCACCAATGAAAAGGTCGCTACAGAAGTTGCCTTTGGTGCTTCTATCAATGGGCATCTATCAACCGTCTTTTTCAAAAGTGTAGGACTAAACGTCGCTGCGGACACCTTTGTTCAGTTAGGACATATGGAGATAATCGGCGGCATGGTGATTATACTAGGTGACGACCCAGGAGCTAATTCATCGCAAAACGAACAAGATAATCGTCATTACGCCCGCCTTGCCTATGTTCCTATGTTAGAACCATCAACCCCCACTGAATCCTATACTATGTTTAAAAAAGCCGCTCAACTATCCATAGAGCGTTGTATGCCAGTGATTCTAAGAATGACTACCCATGTCTGTCACGCAAAAGAAAAAGTTACCTTTTCCTCGTGGACGCCCTTGCCCCTTGATCATTCATCCCGCTTTAATGTAGACAATGGTCCCTACATACCATTAACTACAAAGCTGGTCCTGCCTTTAAAACGGCGAGCCTTAGAAAAATTAGCTCAATTTGCTGCCGATGCAGACACCTCCTCTCTAAACACTGTTATTAACAATAATAACCCTCTTTATGGAATCATAACTATGGGAGCACCCTTTCAATCCTTACAAGATGTATTAGAGGAAGCAGCGCTAAAGCCCGATATCCTAAAACTAGGTATCATTCATCCTCTGCCGAAGCAGCTAGTTGCCGATTTTCTTCGCCAGCACAAGGAAGTCAAAATCGTAGAAGAATTGGATGACTTTATCGAACAGCAAGTGAAGGCACTCGCCTATGATATGGATATCTCTACGAAAATAATCGGGAAACAGGACTATGAAGAATGGCTGAATGAATATACTCCTGAAAAAGTATATACAATTCTTCAAAAAGTATGGCCTCACTTACTCCCGAATAAAAAGCCGCCTACCCCTCTTTTGCACTGGTCCCCCAGGCCAGCACAGCTATGCCCAGGGTGCGGGCATCGTTCCGCATTTCATGCTATCAAGCAGGCTCTTGATCCAAATGATATTACGGTTGCTGATATCGGCTGCCACACCCTTGGTATTATGGAACCTTATAATATGGGGCAAGTACTATTGTGCATGGGGCATAGCAGTGGTACTGCTGCCGGTCTTTCCCTCTTTAATAACAGCCGTAAGGTAGTTGCATTCCTGGGAGATTCCACCTTCTTTCACGCTGGTTTACCGGGAATTATTAATGCAGTTTTTAATCATCATAACTTCACTCTGATTCTCTTGGACAACGGAACTACCGCTATGACTGGTCACCAGAGTCATCCTGGTGTCGGTTACAATGTTAATGGTTCAACAGAAAAAATCCCAATACGACGTGTATTAGACGGTATTGGGATTACGAATATTCGTGAAATCGATGCCTATGCACAAGGGCAGTTAACAGAAGCAGTCAAAGCAGCCCTTACTGAAAAAGGATTTAAAGTAATCATAGCCAAACACCCCTGCATGCTAAAAGCAATGAGAGAGCGTAGTGCCGCAGGGAAACCACTGCCTCCCTCTGTAGAAATTACAACCGACTGCAATCAAAACTATACCTGTGTGAGTACTTTCGCATGTCCGACTTTTCAGCGTAACGAAGACGGAAGTATCATTGTCCATAAGGATCTCTGTATTGGTGACGGTTCCTGCAAACAAACCTGTCCCACAAAGGCCATCCTTCATAAACGTCCAAAAAAGGAGGACAATAGCTGA
- a CDS encoding DMT family transporter: MTILKNITNNRRIYLLLILVVILWGVNVVSIKYLTHFFPPLALAPIRLFLASALLLPLAWRQHGYKKLSSREWIPIVGVSMFCIFLHQIALTTGLTATSGIHGVLILGLNPLFTTMFASLLLKEKFTWAKGIAILFGFSGLLLVVSGSSQGDSTLLGDGIMFIATITFVIGSLLVKKATLFVPPLIVTAYSHSLAAIGLLFLGLFVNPIWNYPSAYDFWPIAVLLFSSFFSTALGALWWNTAIQQVGASTSSLFQNGSPIIGVLASAIFLGEQLYWYHFVALLLVILGVSLGTGAIRIPARLLLLGSKLRH, encoded by the coding sequence ATGACGATATTGAAAAACATAACAAACAACCGCCGCATATACCTGCTACTGATCCTAGTTGTGATTCTCTGGGGGGTTAATGTGGTATCTATCAAGTATCTCACTCACTTTTTTCCACCATTAGCATTAGCTCCAATACGCTTATTTCTGGCAAGCGCCCTACTACTGCCCCTTGCGTGGCGACAACATGGCTATAAGAAACTATCGAGCAGAGAATGGATTCCTATTGTTGGTGTTTCAATGTTCTGTATTTTTCTTCATCAAATAGCGCTCACCACAGGATTGACCGCTACCAGCGGAATACACGGGGTTCTTATCCTGGGACTCAATCCTTTATTCACAACTATGTTTGCTAGCTTGCTGTTAAAAGAAAAATTTACCTGGGCAAAGGGAATTGCAATACTATTCGGATTCAGCGGTTTACTATTAGTTGTTTCCGGCAGCTCACAAGGCGATTCTACCCTGCTTGGCGACGGAATTATGTTTATTGCAACCATCACCTTTGTCATAGGATCTTTATTGGTGAAAAAAGCTACTTTGTTTGTCCCTCCCTTAATCGTTACCGCCTATAGTCACAGCTTAGCCGCCATTGGTTTACTGTTCTTGGGTCTCTTTGTAAATCCGATATGGAACTATCCTAGTGCTTACGACTTCTGGCCGATTGCAGTTTTACTATTTTCCAGTTTCTTTAGTACGGCATTAGGAGCATTATGGTGGAATACAGCAATACAGCAAGTAGGTGCTTCTACATCCTCCCTCTTCCAAAATGGCTCCCCTATAATAGGAGTACTTGCATCAGCTATTTTCCTGGGAGAACAGCTATATTGGTATCACTTTGTGGCTCTTTTACTTGTAATCTTAGGAGTCAGCTTAGGCACAGGAGCCATTCGTATTCCAGCCCGTTTACTACTGTTAGGCAGCAAACTTCGCCATTAA
- a CDS encoding nitrogenase component 1 has product MEGHSQSPIQSSTLTLARSSDSETFRGKIFGTTWERDLAKELKGAIIEVGFPASYEVVLSRSYVGYRGALTLLEKIYTTTVGASA; this is encoded by the coding sequence ATGGAAGGACATTCCCAAAGCCCAATTCAATCTAGTACTCTCACCTTGGCTAGGTCTTCAGACAGCGAAACATTTAGAGGAAAAATATTTGGTACAACGTGGGAACGAGATTTAGCAAAAGAATTAAAGGGAGCGATTATAGAAGTTGGATTTCCTGCATCCTATGAAGTAGTGCTTTCAAGATCTTATGTGGGATATCGAGGTGCTCTTACCTTGTTAGAGAAAATTTATACTACCACAGTAGGAGCCAGTGCTTAA
- the deoB gene encoding phosphopentomutase translates to MLTTSFKRIHLVVMDSVGIGEAPDAADFGDVNVDTLGHIAKACEGLDMPNMGKLGLSNIRNIQGIEPVDHSLAYYTKMQELSKGKDTMAGHWELMGLYTAKPFRVFPNGFPDELIRQIEEKTGRKVIANKPASGTQIIQELGEEHVKTGALIVYTSADSVLQIAAHEDIIPVKELYEICAFCREITLEEPYKLGRIIARPFVGEPGNFTRTANRHDYALKPFGRTVMNELKDADFDVIALGKISDIYNGEGVTESIHTVSNMDGMDKWIEILGKEFTGISFLNLVDFDASFGHRRDPKGYGKALEEYDARLPEVFAKMTNADLLIITADHGNDPTYHGTDHTREYVPLLAYSPRFAKGKELPLRTSFADVGATIAENFQVKMPEYGTSFLQDLK, encoded by the coding sequence ATGCTTACAACAAGTTTTAAACGAATTCATTTAGTTGTGATGGACTCTGTTGGTATTGGAGAAGCGCCTGATGCAGCAGATTTTGGTGATGTTAATGTAGATACTTTAGGGCATATTGCTAAAGCATGCGAAGGTCTTGATATGCCAAATATGGGTAAACTCGGTCTTTCTAATATTAGGAACATTCAAGGCATTGAACCTGTAGATCATTCACTTGCTTATTATACAAAAATGCAGGAATTATCAAAAGGAAAGGATACCATGGCGGGACATTGGGAACTCATGGGACTTTATACCGCCAAACCCTTTCGTGTATTTCCCAATGGCTTCCCTGATGAATTGATTCGCCAAATTGAAGAAAAAACAGGACGGAAAGTCATTGCCAATAAGCCTGCAAGCGGAACTCAAATCATTCAGGAGCTAGGTGAGGAGCATGTGAAAACAGGGGCGCTTATTGTTTATACGTCTGCTGATTCCGTGCTGCAAATTGCCGCACATGAAGATATTATTCCAGTGAAGGAATTGTATGAGATTTGTGCATTTTGCAGAGAAATTACTCTAGAAGAACCTTATAAGTTAGGGCGTATCATTGCTCGTCCATTTGTGGGAGAGCCAGGTAATTTTACTCGTACTGCTAATCGTCATGATTATGCATTAAAGCCTTTTGGCCGGACTGTGATGAATGAGTTGAAGGATGCAGACTTTGATGTGATTGCCCTGGGAAAGATATCTGACATTTATAATGGTGAGGGAGTTACAGAATCGATTCATACCGTATCTAATATGGATGGTATGGATAAGTGGATTGAGATTTTGGGCAAAGAGTTTACTGGAATTAGTTTTTTAAATTTAGTGGATTTTGATGCTTCTTTCGGACATCGCCGTGATCCTAAAGGATATGGCAAAGCATTAGAAGAGTATGACGCTCGTTTACCAGAAGTTTTTGCGAAGATGACAAATGCAGATTTGTTGATTATTACCGCCGATCATGGGAATGATCCGACCTATCATGGCACTGATCACACGCGGGAGTACGTGCCCTTGCTTGCGTATTCTCCTCGTTTTGCTAAGGGCAAGGAACTGCCTCTACGAACATCTTTTGCAGATGTTGGTGCAACCATTGCAGAGAATTTTCAGGTGAAAATGCCGGAATACGGTACTAGTTTTTTACAAGATTTAAAATAA
- a CDS encoding 2-oxoacid:acceptor oxidoreductase family protein codes for MPDIKMDIYIIGVGGQGIGLLSEVIIRAADYAGFPVRGTDTHGLAQRGGTVSSCVRIGSHAHSSLIQTGCADMVIALEKTEALRGLYSHLRDGGTLIYYDTQWQPLLVRLKKECLLKSEDISAVCQCRNILEYQIAPTKLSNPKMQNIALLASIAKHSKIPGITPLHYELALNDLLEGNKLENNLSLFRSLIAAL; via the coding sequence ATGCCTGACATAAAGATGGATATATATATTATTGGAGTCGGCGGACAAGGCATTGGCCTATTGAGTGAAGTAATAATCAGAGCCGCTGACTATGCCGGATTTCCGGTGCGCGGAACCGATACCCATGGTCTTGCCCAACGCGGCGGTACCGTATCATCCTGTGTTCGTATCGGCTCACATGCTCATTCTTCTCTTATTCAGACAGGATGTGCTGATATGGTTATTGCATTGGAAAAAACTGAAGCCTTACGCGGTCTTTACTCCCATCTAAGAGATGGTGGAACACTGATATATTACGATACCCAGTGGCAGCCTCTGCTGGTCAGACTGAAAAAAGAATGTCTTTTAAAATCAGAAGATATCAGCGCTGTATGTCAATGCCGCAACATACTGGAATACCAGATAGCACCTACAAAATTAAGTAACCCTAAAATGCAAAACATTGCCCTTCTTGCTAGTATTGCAAAACACAGTAAAATTCCTGGTATAACCCCACTCCACTATGAATTAGCCCTCAATGATCTTCTGGAAGGAAATAAACTAGAGAACAATCTCTCCCTTTTCCGCTCCCTAATAGCAGCATTATGA
- a CDS encoding nitrogenase component 1, with protein MRELIKASIKILDADLFVVLTGCISDLVGDDVGSIVREFQDQGISIVYAETGGFKGNNFTGHELVTRAIIDQYVGDYDGPKKQGSVNVWSLLPYHNTFWRGDLTEIKRILEGIGLNVNILFGQESKGVTEWKDIPKAQFNLVLSPWLGLQTAKHLEEKYLVQRGNEI; from the coding sequence TTGCGTGAACTCATCAAAGCCTCGATCAAAATTCTCGATGCAGATTTATTTGTTGTACTAACTGGTTGTATTTCTGATTTAGTTGGCGATGATGTGGGTTCTATCGTTCGAGAATTTCAGGATCAAGGTATTTCGATTGTTTATGCGGAAACAGGGGGATTTAAAGGAAACAATTTTACGGGGCATGAGCTGGTGACGAGAGCCATCATTGATCAATATGTAGGGGATTATGATGGTCCAAAGAAGCAAGGTTCTGTAAACGTTTGGTCCCTGCTTCCTTACCACAATACATTTTGGCGTGGTGACCTCACTGAGATTAAGCGGATATTAGAGGGGATTGGTCTTAACGTCAATATACTTTTTGGACAGGAATCCAAGGGCGTGACAGAATGGAAGGACATTCCCAAAGCCCAATTCAATCTAGTACTCTCACCTTGGCTAGGTCTTCAGACAGCGAAACATTTAGAGGAAAAATATTTGGTACAACGTGGGAACGAGATTTAG